Below is a window of Excalfactoria chinensis isolate bCotChi1 chromosome 9, bCotChi1.hap2, whole genome shotgun sequence DNA.
gcaataTTTTCAGAGCTCCCTGAAAGGTAAGTGTCCCCtgtaatgctgttttgttttgctttgaagtatttctgcagtgtctgttCTGGATGTTCATTTAGTTAGAGGATAAACGTGTGCATAAAATGTCCTTATCTTCTGCCTCTTTCTCTCATCCCAGCTATATTAGTGACTTCAATCTTCCCTGTGGTTGGTAAGGCAACATAAAGCACCTTTCCTGCAGCTGAGGGCAGGTAGATGAGTGCCTGGAACCACCTTCTCTCACAGCCATTCTATATTCTCTCACCACTGTCCTTTAGTATATGCAAAGCAGAAGCACTGAACTCATCATCACGCCAACTTAGTGGCATTTTGGTTCTTTATGCCCCATTAAGATGTGGCCTTCAATATCCAAAGAATCAAAAACTGGGACTGCTTTCTTCTCActcagctgtttttttctggcACTGACCCTAAGAAGGAAAAGCCACTCCTGAATCGTGCTTCGAAACCCCTTTGAACAAGCAGGGCAGCGAAGCTGTTGGATTCAAAGAATGACTGCAATCCCTGATCCAAGTGGGTCAGGGCATCAAACTCCCAGTGAATTAAGTGTTATTTTGCTGTATTACTAACCTGGGCTGCCAGGAGGACAGAGATCTGCTCTCAGTTGAAGCGCCGTTTCACAAAAGGACAAGATTTGTCTGAAAGACTGAAGCTCTGTTCTGCCAAAGGAAAGGGAAACGGTCATTATTAACAAGACGCAACTCAGCAAAAATGGAAGGAATTTCATGAGAATAAAGGCTGCTCCTTGCAAGGtcacagctgcagcctcaggagCTTTGCTCTGCCGAGCACCCAGGTCCTGCAGCTCGTGTCACTGGTCTGAGAATGTATGTATGGGGGTGGGAAGAGTGAAGGCATTCTTTAGAATAACAGGAACTATTTGGCAGCTTTCcgtgatccttatgggtcccttccaactcagggtatTCTATAGAGGGACAGTTGCCCGCTGCTCTGTCATGTAAATACATCATTTAAATTAGGTCGGAGTCAACATGGCAATACTGGATTGGCTGGATGTTGGTGGCATCCAGCCCACGATTCTTCAGAAATAAGTAAAGCAGTTACATGGGCAGCTGGATAAATGAAGTGGGAGGATGAtcagctcttcctttttgttttttggtccCCCCTCCAATGAATGAATTTGTGGCTCTACTCCATAAAATTTATCAGCTCTCGAGTAACTTGCTACGAAATTGTCTCATGGTGCAAGAACAGGAGTGACCAATAACTGACTCCAGCGGAGCTGCAAAACATGTTGAAATGGGGCGGCACTAAGACTAATGCATCACTATGGAAAGTGCTGCAAAGTGCTCGGCTGCCAACAGGCACATCCTGAGGAGAAGGCAGAGTAACTGCCGCGTCGCCCTGTGCTTATGCTCTGTTCTTCAGTAAAGCCTGGCAGTTGTGAAATAGCAACACCAGCAGATGGTGGGCATACATATGTGAGCGTGCACGTGAAAAGCAGCACCAAGCTCTGTTTCCACACTGCATTAAGCCAGATGCCTGGGTGCACCCAGAGCACGAGTGGTGGCaggggagggggatggggggtCCCTGTTCTGCCCCTGAGCTCACCTTGAGCTGCTTCCCTCAGCCGGGTCTTGCACAGCATCGGGATCAGTCTCAGAGGGATGCgggatgctgcagctggggagccCAGCAGCTCCGAGGAGTGTGCCTGCGGTGCGCTGAATGAGAACGGAATTGCAGGTGAATCAGAGAGAGGGCGACGGCTGCAGCTTCACCCGTCTGTAGCCTTATCGCGTTCCTGCCAAGATCCAAGGGCAGCGAAACGACGGACAGTGACCGCAGCCGTCCCCGAGCCCGTCAGCCCGCGCATCTCGGAGCCGGGATTTTACACGCGTGGAGAACGCCGCACTGACCCATCCCAAACGCGACAGCTGCTCCAAGAGTGCACGCCATCGCCCTTCACCGCCTCGACGGCGGCAAGCGGCAAGCAAGCTCATGGGGACGGAGCTAGGCGGACAGCCCCGCACCGCGGCCAGGGGGTGGGAACTTGCGGAGACCGCCCGGCCCCGGAGGGGCGTCCCACGgggggagcagagggaaaggacGAGCAAAGCGGGTACGTCGGGCTGAACTCACCGCAGAGCGCGGGGCCGCTCCGCGCCCGCGGAGGCAGCGCGTACGCCCGCCGTGACGCGCGGAGGGACCGGCCCCCGCtcgggaggggaaggggggcggagcggggccgcgtCCCTCCCCGCCTCCCGCACCTGCCCCAGCCCCGGTCCGGGCACGGAGCGGCTCCGCGCGGGGATGCGCAGCCCGCAGCGGCACGATGCGGGAGGGGAGCGCGGAGAACAGAACGGGCGGCGAGTCCCCGCTGCACCTCTTCCCCGCACCAGTGCTCACCGGCATCACCGTCGCCTGCGTCCTCCTCTTCGTCGTCGGGGTCCTCGGCAACCTGATGACCATGCTGGTGGTATCGCGGTTCCGGGACATGAGGACCACCACCAACTTCTACCTGTCCAGCATGGCCTTCTCCGACCTGCTCATCTTCCTCTGCATGCCCCTGGACCTCTTCCGCCTTTGGCAGTACCGGCCCTGGAACTTTGGAGATCTCCTCTGCAAGCTCTTCCAGTTCATCAGCGAGAGCTGCACCTACTCCACCATCCTCAACATCACCGCGCTCAGCGTGGAgcgctacgttgccatctgctTCCCTCTGCGAGCGAAGGTGATCATCACCAAGAGGAAGGTCAAGCTGGTCATCCTCATCCTCTGGGCCGTCTCCTTCATTAGTGCTGGCCCCATCTTCGTCCTGGTGGGTGTCGAGCACGAGAACGGCACCAACCCGCTGAGCACCAACGAGTGCCGTGCCACGGAGTACGCCATCCGCTCGGGGCTGCTCACCATCATGGTGTGGATCTCCagcatcttctttttcctgcccGTCTTCTGCCTCACGGTGCTGTACAGCCTCATCGGGAGGAAGctctggaggaggaagaggaagaacatCGGTCCAAGCACTGTCATCAGGGACAAGAACAACAAGCAGACTGTGAAGATGCTAGGTATGGCTCCCCTGTGTTTGCAAGTGTgcgtgtttgtgtgtgtgcaagagAGGGGGGCTGAGCAGTGCCAGATCACTGTCGTTGCTTCTAaaggaaagcatcattttaaaacctttccTACGAAGGGCTCCACTTTAAGGTAATTGCAGAACaactctcccttttcctttgatTTATTTCTAACCGGTTGGTGCTGGGGACTCTAAAACAGTTAAGGAGATTTTAATAACAACCTCTGACAAAGACAAATACCCCCATTGCAATTAGCTCTTGCCCTGGAGATTTTTAGAACATCTTTGGTTGTGGAAACCAACATTATTTACAGAGGATGGTTTATTTGATTTTCAAACTAACTTCTTCTAACCCCACAAAGTTAGCTGCAGACTAAGCAAGCAGGGTATGATGTGCACCGACTTCCAAATGAAAAGGCATTTTTAGCAAATTGGGGTAATTTAGCAGAGTGGTTGTTTAAGATGATGGAAAGTGATCTTATTTTTGTATTAGAAAAGCATCAGCCTTTGCTGAACAGTGACCATTTTGTCTTCTTTAGGGTCTGTAAGCCCCTAAATTCCCACTGACTCCAGGGTAACAGGATGGAGATGACAGACACTGTCAGTCCTGACTGTATTTTCACTGCTGCATGACTTAAACAACAGACACCGCTGGCACACAGAAGAGCACATTTAGCGCAGGGATGCTGGCAGCTCCTGACAAGCATGTGCTGGGAGTTGTCTGCACAGAACCCAAAGTTGCTGCACAGATCCATGCTCGGTCACTGAGCACCGCTGCGTGCTTTTGCTCTGACAGATCCCAGCATGAGCTCCCATGGATGGGATGCTTCACACAGGTACCAAGGCAAGGCAGAGGTGAAGGGCTAATGAGCCAGAAGGAGAAGTGGCAGTGTGCCCAAAGGGGCTTCATTACTGTATAGGAGCATACCCGACCTTTTGTGAGTGCCCTGCTTTAGTATTACTACcaccaaaaataataaaacctgaGGCATTCTTTGATCCCTTTCAGCCACGTTTTACAATCAATAGAATTAGTTCAGGTGGGTAAGTGTGACCTTGGAAGCAATCCTTCACTCACGCTGCTAGAGCTTCAGGATTATGGATCTCTATTTACAATAAGTAAATTGCCAGCATGTACCATGTTTATCTATCTGCATACTTAACAGCAAGGAATTTCAAAACAGTATGTGCTTATTTCTGCCCCCAAGTATTGCCGCCAGCACTACGGTATTTCAGACACCTTTGCTTCTTCTGCAAGGGCTGGGAACAGCATGGCAGGGGTGAGCCCTTCCTCTGGCAAAGCCAGCATTCTGAGGATGAAAACAGCCCAATGCTGggcagaaaaaagaagtgagtgAGGGCTCAATAGCAGCAGATGCACAATGCAAGCTGCTCttactgcttttaattttctgccTGAAATTTTGAAGGCGCTTCCTAAGTCTTCAGCGAGTCATGGAACATCGATTAAATGGGATTAGCATCACTAACAATAGCGTTGCAACTGTAGAAAGATTATATGCCTCTAGGATAGTAATTAAACACCCAAACTTAGAGCCTGACTTTGAAAGGAGCTTTCATAATGCATTCCTCTTGAAATCAAGGGGATTCTGCACCAGTGAGGATCAAACTGCATCCTCAAAACCCCAGTTAGGAGGGATGTGCACACTTACCTGCAAACATACCGGCTATGCTCAATATTCTGTGTACAATGACCACAGTGGTAGCGATCAACACTTGGATTAAACCTCAGAGCATCCTTGTGAGCCATGGAAACTTCGGCTGAATCTCCCAAGTGgagaaactgcaaaaaaagaaggagtaaaaacaaatcaaattgTTGGGTAGAGCAGGAAAGCAGATACTCTGAATttcagctgcatgctgcagacTATGCTGTAAATTGCATGTAGCCTTTCTGTCCTTGGAGTAATCGTGTGCCAGTGCACAGGCAGACAGGCAGGGTGCAGCGCTGCCTGTTGTCACCCTGTTGGATGTGCCCTACAGATCCAGGTGGGGTATTTTTGTCCTTTGGCCTTTGTCTTGAACCTCTTTGCTTGCCAGAGATTGAATCCTTCACTGTAAATCACAGCACTGAGTCTACCTTTGTAGGTGCAGGTGGTAGATTATGTTATAATTTCTGTCACTGTTCCAACACTTAAACTCTGTTCTTTTATGAAAAGATGACTTGATAGCTCAGGTGTGTGCTACAGCAGCGTAGCTGTGCGGTATACAGGCGGGCTGCCTAGGTGCAATCGATTCATTTTAAGTATTGCTAATCTACCCTGCCAGAAAACATACTTAGGAGAAACCTGAAAAGTTCTGGGGTTCCATTTCCCACCTGGGGGTTAATTGGTTGAAAAGAGAGAATGCTCTTTCATTTAaatcagcctttttttccccccttactCACAGTTAACacactttcttctgctgttttttattttagttgtggTGGTATTTGCTTTCATACTCTGCTGGTTGCCTTTTCACGTAGGAcgatatttattttccaaatccTTCGAAGCTGGATCCTTGGAGATAGCAGTGATCAGCCAGTACTGCAACTTGGTCTCCTTTGTCCTCTTCTACCTGAGCGCAGCCATCAACCCCATCCTCTACAACATCATGTCCAAGAAGTACCGCGTCGCCGCATGCCGGCTCTTCGGACTCAAAACCCTGCCAAAGAAAAGACTCTCCAGCACCAAGCAGGACAGCTCACGTGTATGGACAGAACCCACTGTCGCCACATGACAAGGGATCCAGTGCCAGAGCATCACACACCGGTGTTACCAGAGAGCCATCATGGAGGGGACGTGGGGCAAGACACAAGGAAAGCTGGACTTGTGTTGTCACCTGGATTTGCTGGGAGGTGTCACATAGGCAGTGAAAGATTTCTAAAAATGACCTACACCTTGAGAATATAAAAGGAGAGACGTGGTTACAGCGTTTGGCAACAACCAAGTGATAtttgtctgctgcttttgtcCATATGAAATCTGAAGGAAGCTTATATGGAGACTGACTTTTGACATGGGGcgatagtgataggatgagggagAGTGGTTTTAActaaaagagggcagatttaggttggatgttaggaggaaattctttacccaAAGGGCAGGGAgggccccagcactgctgcccagagctgggtgccccatccctggaggtgcccgaggccatggatgggccctgggcagcctgagctggtggaggcaGCCAGCCCGTGAcaggggttgggactggatggaCTTTAACGTCTCTtccaaacccaaaccattctatgattctcagaTATGATTTTTTTAACACAGGGGAGCCAGGCTTTCCCATTTCTAACAGGCAAACATAGCCTGGCTCTACTGAGAGCCCACGTGACTCCGGCAGCTGCTAAACACAAGCTGAGCTTTTCCAGGGTTAACTTTAGATTTGCTATGAATTTTGCTAGCATATAGCCAGGCCCTAAAGAGGGAACATTTAATTGCCTTTTCAAAGTAATAAACATAGAATTTGATACGCTTTTCATAATCTCGACTTTTAAAACAAGTtccaaaaaggagaaataaaaacgGGCAGTTTTCAAACACGCTCAAATTAATGACCCTCACATCATGTGtgaatagaaatgaaaagaaatcttCATCCCAGTGGCATAAAACATGGCTGTACTGGAACATTTGGGGGATGTGTATCAGTGGGACAAGGACGTTGCTGCCTTCAGGACTGCTGTGAAGACCGGGAATGCAATCTCCCACAgtcatctttttgttttaccaGCTGACTCACCTCTACTTGCTCCGCTCAGCTTGAATGTGAGCAACTTACCGTACCCAAACCTGGGAGCTGATGATTGTTTCAGTATCGGTGCCTGtgcaccctgcagccccagggcaggtCTGCCTGTAAGACACCCTGGGTAGGGAGCAGTCAGTCCTTAGCACCTTGTGCCCCAGCAGAGCCCGTGTTGTGGCAGCACTGGTGTGCTGCAATATCATATCCACTTTTAGACCTGAAACTCATAGGCAGACACGTTCTCATACTTGATTCATAAAAATCTAAATCTCAACTGATTTTTGTGATTCAAATATGTCATTaaaaaccaaatcaaaccaGAAAACCTTCCACACCTTATGCTAATCTGTATGCCTTATATTGCATCTCTTGTCACACCTATACATATAGATGTTGTGGTCCAGCTAATAGAGCTTGAGGGTGTGCATGTGCAAtagcagcttttatttatttggttctACTATTTATTACCAGCTGGCCCACAACTGATTCTACGTAACAAATTGTCTGTCCACAAGATTCCTATTGCTCCTAAGCTCCCGTTGCTGACTACTGTCCGCTTTCTTCCTGTTATGCCTTTGCTGGTGGTGCTGCTCAGGTATAAATGAAAAGAGTTTGGCCCCTTCTGTACCTGTTGTTTGGGCAGGGTGGCTGCAGCCTGTCCCAGCGGGGGGCAAAcctcaggagcagcagcagatgggagCTGCAGAGGGACAGCCTAGCAAGACTCACCTCATCGGAGCCTCTGGCATGGGCTGAGCCTGTTAGGAGAGCAGCACCCGTGGCATCTTCTCCCCTTTTGTCTCTGaccacttctgcctttctgttccttttgttctttccttcgCCGTCTGCTGACAAGCAGATCTGGTGGCAGACATCATGCAACTCAGGGAAACAAGAAATCGAGGAGTCTTGAAAATATTGTGAAGATGTGAGCTCACTAATTACATGTCCGTGTAAACGAACCGATCGCGCACCTAATGTCACGTAAGCGTTTTGAGTGTCAGCTGTGTCTGTGGTATTAAAtgtgagcagaaaaagaaataaagtgctGAGAGCCTCTGTAGGGCTGCGAGTGGGTGGTAAGGGAGGGGGTAACATGgccatgggctgcaggaaaAGATTTCAGCTCTGGGAGAAACAGTTGAGTGTTTCATGCACGCTGTAGCAGTCACTCCACCAGGTTGCACCGTGTCACCCACTAGCTTTGCCTCCCTAAGGTGCTAGAATAATTCCataaagaaatgctgaagttgGTGGGAGTTTATGCTTACTGGTATAGTGAGCTGGTGGTCGGGGTCTGGGCATGCTGCTTCAGACAGCTGTTGGCACTTCATGGGCTGCTtttaggagaaaggaaaagcaccACCTGGGCAACTTCTGCACCATAAAATCAAACATCAGGTGCCACCAGAAGGATACGTGACATCCCTGTGGGATGAACATGCAGCTGCCTGTCTCTGGggcatgctgctgctggaagagaaaaaggaaaaacaaaaaaaacaacaactgttcAGCATTTCAATAACATTTTCTACCTAGAAATGATACTGAAGTCACAGGACATGATGGCCAATGCTTCCCAGGAGAAACAGCACTTCCCTGCTGTCCTCAGGCTATTCCTGCAGCCCTGTATTTTCCTGTCACCACCTCACCTCAAAGCCTTCTCTATCTGATAGAGCACAGTTCTCTCCTCAACACAATTTTGGACCTGAGCGTGGCTTCTGGGGTCTGCTTTATCTGCAGTGAAGGCAGAAGCCTTGCAGGTACTGGGCTGCTCAGGAGCACAACTGCAGGACAGCTGTGAGCCACGTGTGTCGCACTGATGCAAACTCCCTCCTGTAGGGACAAACTCTGCCAGTtccaactgaaaaagaaaaccatataGCAGCTTTATGAGTCAAAATCTTGCTGTGCTCTCACTGCCCTGTGTGTAAGGAACCCACATAGGAGGTAACTGGAGGCTCATTCATTAAACAGCCCAAGTTTTAAGAGATTTTCCAACGCTACATTTCATATCGCAGCTTTGCAGATAAACAGAACTGATTTGGCTGcatcttatttattggcaacaTCTGAAACTGGTGATAAAACAGGTCAAAAGCACTTAACCAGAAAGTTCCATTCATTTTAGAAAAGTACCTTTGATGGAAGTGTCCGCAGGCAGAAAATCATGTCCTATTGTATTGCTTGCCAAAAATAAGATGttctggaaaagcagcacttaCACATCAAATCTGGAGCAGCAAGATGCTCCGAACTGATGGAAGTTTCTATCACATGACGTTGCCTAAGCACTATTTAGAACTGCAGCTTCACCTAAATATCCTGACAACCAGCGTGGAGCAGTAGCTGGTACCCCAGAGCCACCACTGCACGGTGACATCGCTGTGCCACTCTGCCTTCCAGCTGGGTTGAAGCTTGCATGAAATTAACAgtcacagttttgtttcattttcactatGGGAAGGCACTGTGAAGCAAAGCCGCATATTCAATATGTATTTTGTCATCATCTCTCTCGGGTACTTCAACATTCCCCAGCAGGACTTGTAATAGCACAAGTGGAGtgaaagcagatgaagaaaaagacaaatgtaGTCCATCTGGCATTAACAAAGGTCTGCAGTTTGAACAATCACTTCTGCTTGTCGCAGAAGGTTTTGGTTGAGCCTTAGAGCAACGGTAACAGCAGCACACAACATGCACACCAGCGTTACCAAATGCAACGTGTATGTGCTGACACACTCGATAACGAAGGCTTTTTGCTGCCCTCCATGCTCGCTTTGTTTCACTCCTAGGGAGGGAAATGACAACTCTGTGACATGTGCAAGTTCATCCTAAAACCTCTGCAATTTCTCACCCCAAATTAAACTAATCTTCACGATCACATGAGCACGCACGCTGCCCCATCAACAGCACTGTGGGATTTTTATCAGCTGGTGACAATGCAATCGATTTTAGTAAAATTCACTGCACTGAAAGAGATgggattttctatttctgaCTGAGGGCTGCAGG
It encodes the following:
- the GHSR gene encoding growth hormone secretagogue receptor type 1 isoform X2, whose product is MREGSAENRTGGESPLHLFPAPVLTGITVACVLLFVVGVLGNLMTMLVVSRFRDMRTTTNFYLSSMAFSDLLIFLCMPLDLFRLWQYRPWNFGDLLCKLFQFISESCTYSTILNITALSVERYVAICFPLRAKVIITKRKVKLVILILWAVSFISAGPIFVLVGVEHENGTNPLSTNECRATEYAIRSGLLTIMVWISSIFFFLPVFCLTVLYSLIGRKLWRRKRKNIGPSTVIRDKNNKQTVKMLGRYLFSKSFEAGSLEIAVISQYCNLVSFVLFYLSAAINPILYNIMSKKYRVAACRLFGLKTLPKKRLSSTKQDSSRVWTEPTVAT
- the GHSR gene encoding growth hormone secretagogue receptor type 1 isoform X1, with amino-acid sequence MREGSAENRTGGESPLHLFPAPVLTGITVACVLLFVVGVLGNLMTMLVVSRFRDMRTTTNFYLSSMAFSDLLIFLCMPLDLFRLWQYRPWNFGDLLCKLFQFISESCTYSTILNITALSVERYVAICFPLRAKVIITKRKVKLVILILWAVSFISAGPIFVLVGVEHENGTNPLSTNECRATEYAIRSGLLTIMVWISSIFFFLPVFCLTVLYSLIGRKLWRRKRKNIGPSTVIRDKNNKQTVKMLVVVVFAFILCWLPFHVGRYLFSKSFEAGSLEIAVISQYCNLVSFVLFYLSAAINPILYNIMSKKYRVAACRLFGLKTLPKKRLSSTKQDSSRVWTEPTVAT